In one Thermoanaerobacterales bacterium genomic region, the following are encoded:
- the rimP gene encoding ribosome maturation factor RimP has translation MAQASTVAARVAELAAPVAARYGLELVDVEYRREGGRWYLRLFIDKPEGVGLDDCEAVSNAISPILDEEDFIPQAYFLEVSSPGLERPLKKPSDYERFRGRRVKLTTFAPVNGRKRFTGVLLGHDAQGVHLEVDGQPILVPWESIAVTRLVFEWGDSPAGGSVKDEQ, from the coding sequence TTGGCACAGGCATCAACAGTCGCCGCCCGCGTCGCCGAACTGGCCGCCCCGGTGGCCGCCCGGTACGGGCTCGAACTGGTCGACGTTGAGTACCGCAGAGAGGGAGGGCGCTGGTACCTCCGTCTTTTTATTGATAAGCCCGAAGGGGTAGGGCTTGACGACTGCGAGGCGGTGTCCAATGCCATCAGCCCCATCCTGGACGAAGAGGATTTCATCCCGCAAGCCTACTTTCTGGAGGTCTCATCTCCCGGGCTGGAGCGGCCCCTTAAAAAGCCATCAGACTACGAACGCTTCCGGGGACGCCGGGTCAAGCTGACCACCTTCGCACCGGTCAACGGGCGGAAGAGATTTACCGGAGTCCTTTTGGGGCACGACGCTCAGGGCGTGCATCTTGAGGTCGACGGACAGCCCATCCTCGTCCCATGGGAGAGCATTGCCGTGACCCGTCTTGTTTTTGAGTGGGGCGATTCCCCCGCAGGAGGTTCAGTGAAAGATGAACAGTGA
- a CDS encoding cation transporter has translation MSRSLVVYVKGMSCRHCKAAVEKAVGAVPGVREVRVDLPSGEVRVRVADAGLAARVAEAIGGAGYEVVSWREE, from the coding sequence ATGTCGCGATCCCTCGTTGTCTATGTTAAGGGTATGAGTTGCCGGCATTGCAAGGCTGCTGTTGAGAAGGCGGTCGGCGCGGTGCCCGGGGTGCGGGAGGTGCGGGTCGACCTGCCGTCCGGAGAGGTGCGGGTGAGGGTTGCCGACGCCGGACTCGCGGCGCGCGTGGCGGAGGCCATCGGCGGCGCGGGGTATGAAGTCGTGAGCTGGCGGGAAGAATAG